In one Winogradskyella sp. MH6 genomic region, the following are encoded:
- a CDS encoding efflux RND transporter periplasmic adaptor subunit produces the protein MSKTVKIIIGVVVLLLVLLVAGKSMGWFGKKGNFKEVIVKEVTLKDIVETVSATGKIQPEVEVKISSEVSGEILELPFKEGQEVKKGDLLVRVNPDLIQSAVNRSQASYQNVRAGLEQAEANLKQAKADYERSKALFDKGVISKADWDKSIAAYETAVAGKNSAYYNVQSAAATVNEAKDNLNRTTIYAPMSGTISMLNVEEGERVVGTQQMAGTEILRVANLNNMEVEVDVNENDIVKVSIGDSTIVEVDAYLKKEFKGVVTEIANSAEGNLTADQVTNFKVKVRILEESYKDLTEGKPETYSPFRPGMTATVDIITKTRKDVVAVPISAIVIKTDTTSTKKPYEIKEDFEDEETQKEEEKFECVFVDDNGKAKLRVVKTGIQDDSNIEITSGLSKDDKIITGPYNMVSKTLKPGDLIEQKNKKEETSEDKKEE, from the coding sequence ATGAGTAAAACTGTAAAAATCATCATTGGTGTAGTTGTTTTGTTACTTGTACTCCTTGTAGCAGGAAAATCAATGGGATGGTTTGGTAAAAAAGGAAACTTCAAGGAAGTTATAGTAAAAGAAGTTACTCTAAAAGATATCGTAGAGACCGTTTCTGCAACTGGTAAAATTCAGCCAGAAGTAGAAGTAAAAATTTCATCCGAAGTATCTGGCGAAATTTTAGAGTTACCTTTTAAGGAAGGTCAAGAAGTTAAAAAAGGAGATTTGTTGGTAAGGGTTAACCCAGATTTAATTCAATCTGCTGTAAACCGTTCTCAAGCATCTTATCAAAATGTAAGAGCAGGATTAGAACAAGCTGAGGCAAATCTTAAACAAGCCAAAGCAGATTACGAAAGAAGCAAGGCGCTTTTTGATAAAGGTGTAATTTCAAAAGCCGATTGGGACAAATCTATTGCTGCATATGAAACCGCAGTAGCCGGAAAGAATTCTGCATATTATAATGTGCAAAGTGCGGCAGCAACAGTAAATGAAGCAAAAGACAACCTAAATAGAACAACAATCTACGCGCCAATGAGCGGTACAATTTCTATGTTAAATGTAGAAGAAGGTGAGCGTGTTGTTGGGACACAACAAATGGCAGGTACAGAGATTTTGCGTGTTGCAAACCTTAATAATATGGAAGTTGAGGTAGATGTTAACGAAAATGACATTGTTAAGGTAAGTATTGGAGATTCTACAATTGTTGAGGTAGATGCTTATTTAAAGAAAGAGTTTAAAGGGGTTGTTACCGAAATTGCTAATTCTGCAGAAGGAAACCTAACAGCAGATCAAGTAACTAATTTTAAAGTAAAGGTTAGAATCTTAGAAGAATCTTATAAAGATTTAACAGAAGGTAAACCAGAAACCTACTCTCCGTTTAGACCTGGTATGACTGCTACAGTAGATATCATTACTAAAACAAGAAAAGATGTTGTTGCCGTGCCAATCAGTGCTATTGTTATTAAGACCGATACAACGTCTACAAAAAAACCTTATGAAATAAAAGAAGATTTTGAAGATGAAGAAACACAAAAGGAGGAAGAGAAGTTTGAGTGTGTGTTTGTAGATGATAACGGTAAAGCCAAACTAAGAGTTGTAAAAACAGGTATTCAAGATGATTCTAATATCGAAATTACATCAGGATTGTCAAAAGATGATAAGATAATAACAGGTCCGTATAACATGGTTTCAAAAACATTAAAACCAGGAGACCTTATTGAGCAAAAGAACAAAAAAGAAGAAACCTCTGAAGATAAAAAAGAGGAATAA
- the tsaB gene encoding tRNA (adenosine(37)-N6)-threonylcarbamoyltransferase complex dimerization subunit type 1 TsaB, giving the protein MALVLNIETATTNCSVSLSKDGETLVLKEDNSAGYSHAETLHVFIKDVFEAANINTSDIDAVAVSKGPGSYTGLRIGVSSAKGLCYALNKPLISVSTLESLSHQVKVEEGIIIPMLDARRMEVYSAIFNHNHELIREIKAEVLTEDSYADLLKEHKVYFIGNGVTKTQQLIQHPNAVFIEGKLPSANEMGSISDMKHEKSDIEDVAYFEPYYLKDFVAIKKKA; this is encoded by the coding sequence ATGGCCTTAGTGCTAAATATAGAAACAGCCACAACAAATTGTTCAGTCTCTCTGTCTAAAGATGGAGAGACTTTAGTTTTAAAGGAAGACAATAGTGCTGGGTATTCTCATGCAGAAACCTTGCATGTGTTTATTAAAGATGTCTTTGAAGCTGCAAATATTAATACCTCAGACATTGATGCTGTAGCAGTAAGTAAAGGCCCTGGTTCATATACAGGTTTGCGTATTGGTGTGTCTTCGGCTAAAGGGTTGTGTTATGCCTTAAACAAACCGCTAATTTCGGTTTCTACTTTAGAAAGTCTCTCACATCAAGTAAAAGTTGAAGAAGGTATAATTATACCAATGCTAGATGCACGTCGTATGGAAGTGTATTCGGCTATTTTTAATCACAACCATGAGTTGATTAGAGAAATTAAAGCCGAAGTCTTAACGGAAGATAGCTATGCCGATTTATTGAAAGAACATAAAGTCTATTTTATAGGAAATGGTGTAACCAAAACACAACAACTTATTCAACACCCAAATGCTGTTTTTATTGAAGGTAAATTACCATCTGCAAATGAAATGGGATCTATTTCTGATATGAAACATGAAAAAAGCGACATCGAAGATGTCGCCTATTTTGAACCCTATTATTTAAAGGATTTTGTTGCTATAAAAAAGAAGGCTTAG
- a CDS encoding dodecin family protein has translation MAVLKVIEVLSNSDKSWEDATKKAVKEASKTVKNIRSVYVQDQSAIVKGDDVTEFRVNLKLTFEVK, from the coding sequence ATGGCAGTATTAAAAGTAATTGAAGTATTATCAAATTCAGATAAAAGTTGGGAAGATGCAACTAAAAAAGCAGTAAAAGAAGCATCTAAAACTGTAAAGAACATTCGTTCTGTATATGTACAAGACCAAAGCGCTATTGTAAAAGGTGACGACGTTACAGAATTTAGAGTTAACTTAAAGTTGACATTTGAAGTTAAATAA
- a CDS encoding mechanosensitive ion channel family protein: METQKWIDKGYDLIVEFAPKILAAILIWIIGSWIIKMLMKGIKKAMTKANYDDSLKKFLLNLLSWIFKIVLILVVLGTVGVETTSFAAILAAAGLAVGMALQGSLGNFAGGVLIMTFKPFKIGDLIEAQGEIGVVKEIEIFTTKLTGLSNREIIIPNGALSNGNIINFTTEGTRRVDLVFGVSYDADIKQTKEVLMNVLTSNPKVLNEPAPTVTVLELADSSVNFAVRPWCKAEHYWDVYFEVTENTKEALDAAGIEIPYPHSVEIQKQG; the protein is encoded by the coding sequence ATGGAGACACAAAAATGGATAGATAAAGGTTATGACTTAATTGTTGAGTTTGCACCAAAAATTTTAGCCGCTATTTTAATATGGATTATTGGTAGCTGGATTATTAAAATGCTGATGAAAGGCATTAAAAAAGCTATGACCAAAGCAAATTATGATGATAGCTTAAAAAAGTTCTTACTTAACCTACTCAGCTGGATTTTTAAAATTGTATTAATTCTTGTTGTTCTTGGCACTGTTGGCGTAGAAACCACGTCATTTGCTGCAATTTTAGCTGCTGCTGGTTTGGCTGTTGGTATGGCTTTACAAGGATCTCTCGGGAATTTTGCAGGAGGTGTTTTAATCATGACTTTTAAACCTTTTAAAATTGGAGACCTCATTGAAGCTCAAGGTGAAATTGGAGTTGTAAAAGAGATTGAAATTTTCACTACCAAATTAACAGGACTTTCTAATAGAGAGATTATTATTCCTAATGGTGCACTTTCTAATGGTAATATTATTAATTTCACTACAGAAGGAACAAGACGTGTAGATTTAGTTTTTGGAGTAAGCTATGATGCTGACATAAAGCAAACCAAAGAGGTTTTAATGAATGTGCTAACATCAAATCCTAAAGTATTAAATGAACCTGCACCAACAGTTACCGTATTAGAGTTGGCAGACAGTTCTGTTAATTTTGCTGTAAGACCATGGTGTAAAGCAGAACATTACTGGGATGTTTACTTTGAAGTTACAGAAAACACAAAAGAAGCGTTAGACGCTGCAGGTATAGAAATACCATACCCTCACTCTGTAGAAATACAAAAGCAAGGCTAA
- a CDS encoding choice-of-anchor L domain-containing protein: MKKILFVTALIISVFGYSQDISMQDGTFTRCEPDKFYDSGGEFGNYGNDENFTTTICPPNADQFIILDFLDFNTQLNADILTIYDGEDTTAPIIGSYSSIDSPGLVMASSANTSGCLTITFTSNASGSGLGWEADIICAVSCQTITPEIVSTTPAETSPNVVEILPGETVDFVGAAAFSVDGTNATYSWNFGDGNSATGTNVSNTYNTSGTYVVTLTVQDDNPVGCQESVTFFVNVLQAIVSVNNAAFPESTMSLPELIENVLVSGGCSGVDNFSFQVNGAPGNTGTKSYGYFTRGGAVNFPFEEGIIITSGVAAQAGNTINPVLVSNNNGQAGDADLENALGFGAGSTNDATFIKFNFVPTANEISFRYLMASEEYDGSTECNFADGFAFLLREVGTTAYTNLAVLPDGTPVNVTNINNSGTCTDNPAYFEGYDIGETNYGGRTVVLTASATVIPNTTYEIKLVAADEGDSIWDSAIFLEAGSFNLGGELGDDITIAAGTAECGGNSITLDTEAATATHTWFFNGVEIPGETGSTIDVDEAGTYSVDVVFAPGCETSDSILVEFKPSPVANAAVDLSICDADATAEFDLSENDDDVLGSQDPNDFIITYHLTEQEAIDGVGALPTNYTNISNPQTIWVRIADASQECFDTTSFQLLFTDLTIGNMISPLQVCDGDVIDGIGTFTLTERDTEIIGTNDPNDVSVTYHLTQADAENDNSPLVSPYNNVTPNNQTIYARLENNINSECYAVTTLVLEVLGNPVANMPTALEVCDDDSDGVAEFNLGDSEAEVIGAQTGVVVTYHSTPEGAADGSGVLPTLYMNTDPFTEEVYVRIENAAGCYDTTTLQLIVNPLPTVVAVSPYELCDDDNPGDEQEQFDLTDKEAEILNGQTNVTVSYYASQADADTNTNAITVPYTNTSNPQEIIAVLTNTNTGCSSQVTFDLVVNPLPALVAPTPLEVCDDGTPDGLTEIDLSIKNIEISGNNPGYSVSYYLNLADAQAEANPLAIPYTNISNPQTIFVRVEDTTTGCYDTTTLDLVVEQAPVANEPTPLRYCDPDNDGFGVFTLTDADNEITGGIAGLTVTYHETFANAENGVDAVDTTVDYNNIVVDTQTLYARVESATIATDCATIVELQLIVEPTPQIIEPTPLEECDDASADGFATFDLTSKAEELLNGLDPAQYAVSYYETEDNANQANNPIANPAAYANTTANTQIIWIRVEDTNTVEGCYKVTSLELIVNPLPVLVQPMPLELCDVNNPGDEQEAFTLENAEAEILNGQNGITLTYYETQMDADNATNPIVSPYVNTSNAQTIYVRAENDVTGCYSTITVTLRVDPIPSPEPDPDPIEVCDDDNDGFAEFDLEIRTVEITNGEPDVVITYHETQEEAEQGINAITGLYTNIVADNQMIYVRSENTITGCYSLTQNTLELIVVPSPEVPTNLDPLEICDDNNDGIAQFDLTQRDADILGTQAPTEVTLTYHVTAADAETGNNPIINEGNYTNTINPQTIYVRLYNSTTGCQDTGEFEIIVQLPPEPVQPTPLELCDDLDEVPGDEMTVFDLTVKDTEITGGNASWDVDYYETNADAQAQTNVIADPTQYTNASVNGLPANPQTLYVVVTDTDTGCVAYTTMTIRVLPNPTPTPSGQLPDLELCDDTNTGDGVEVFDLTENEVLILNGEAGVTPTYHETSEDAYAGENAIADPTQYTNVDTPAQDIYVRVTNDVTGCYAVVDFTIHVYPLPEVVAVTDFIQCELNTDGFDSFDLTTKDEEVLNGQDPTRYIVTYHETLADAEAEMNALVSPYTNISNPQEIYVTITDNVTGCSISTQRFNLQVDEAAQANPDMVDIIYEECDDNVETDGDPSNDSTQFTLSTQDEFILDGQDPTNYIVTYFATEDDANLNVNPLPDLYENVVNPQVIYARVDNNTLAVIPIALDLTALTAGLDLDANGTIDTYDTDADGVFDLIDVDGDGLSDGIDANADGLYEFVDIDGDGNGDPVDLNNDGVFDNQQDGSICYEVAALTLQVNPRPYFDLEDSYILCVDTNGTEILDPLVLDTGLSDTDYSFEWTFNGEVITTETSSSMMPTQGGTYGVTVTDITTSTVTNCETYDETVVVESAPPTLIAEVVTQVFGNSNVIEALATGISEYEYSLDGGPWMDPSEDGSIQFTGVSQGLHTVTARDKNGCGIATQEVFVIDYPKYFTPNGDGIHETWNIEGIGGNAKIYIFDRYGKLLKQISPEGQGWDGTFNGNNMPSSDYWFTVEYEEPLTNQIKEFKAHFTLKR; encoded by the coding sequence ATGAAAAAGATATTATTTGTAACTGCTCTGATAATCTCGGTCTTTGGATATTCCCAAGATATCTCGATGCAAGATGGAACGTTTACACGTTGTGAACCTGATAAGTTTTATGATTCAGGTGGTGAGTTTGGAAATTACGGAAATGATGAAAACTTCACAACCACAATTTGTCCTCCTAATGCTGATCAATTTATCATATTAGATTTTTTAGATTTCAATACACAGTTAAATGCTGATATTTTAACAATATACGATGGTGAAGATACAACAGCTCCTATAATAGGTAGTTATTCATCTATTGATTCTCCTGGCCTTGTAATGGCATCATCGGCTAATACTTCTGGTTGTTTAACAATCACATTTACGTCCAATGCTTCTGGTTCAGGATTGGGTTGGGAGGCAGATATTATTTGCGCAGTATCTTGTCAAACTATAACACCAGAAATTGTTAGTACTACGCCAGCAGAAACCTCTCCAAATGTTGTTGAGATTTTACCTGGTGAAACAGTAGATTTTGTTGGGGCTGCAGCCTTTTCGGTAGATGGTACAAACGCTACATATTCTTGGAATTTTGGTGATGGTAACTCTGCTACAGGAACGAATGTGTCTAATACCTATAATACTTCAGGTACATATGTAGTAACGCTAACAGTTCAAGATGATAATCCGGTAGGTTGTCAAGAAAGTGTAACATTTTTTGTAAACGTATTACAAGCTATTGTGTCTGTTAATAATGCAGCTTTCCCAGAGTCCACAATGTCTTTGCCAGAATTAATAGAGAATGTTTTGGTCTCTGGTGGATGTTCAGGTGTCGATAATTTTTCATTTCAGGTAAATGGAGCACCAGGTAACACAGGTACAAAAAGTTATGGGTATTTCACAAGAGGTGGAGCGGTTAACTTTCCATTCGAAGAAGGTATTATTATAACCTCTGGTGTAGCTGCTCAAGCAGGAAATACTATCAATCCTGTATTAGTCTCAAATAATAATGGTCAAGCTGGAGATGCAGATTTAGAAAATGCATTAGGTTTTGGTGCAGGAAGTACCAATGATGCTACATTCATAAAATTCAATTTTGTACCAACTGCAAATGAAATTAGTTTTAGGTATTTAATGGCTTCTGAAGAGTATGATGGATCAACAGAATGTAACTTTGCTGATGGGTTTGCATTTTTACTTCGTGAAGTTGGTACGACCGCTTATACTAATCTTGCGGTTTTACCAGATGGTACACCTGTTAATGTAACTAATATTAATAACTCTGGTACGTGTACCGATAATCCAGCCTATTTTGAAGGATATGATATTGGAGAAACTAATTACGGAGGAAGAACAGTAGTTCTCACGGCTTCTGCAACTGTAATACCCAATACAACATATGAGATAAAGCTTGTTGCTGCTGATGAAGGTGACTCTATTTGGGACTCTGCTATATTTTTAGAAGCAGGAAGTTTTAATTTAGGTGGTGAGCTAGGTGACGATATCACTATTGCAGCTGGTACTGCAGAATGTGGTGGTAATTCAATTACCTTAGATACTGAAGCTGCCACAGCAACACATACATGGTTTTTTAATGGAGTTGAAATTCCAGGTGAAACAGGTTCGACAATAGATGTTGATGAAGCAGGGACTTACTCTGTAGATGTTGTTTTTGCGCCTGGATGTGAGACTTCAGATAGCATTTTAGTAGAATTTAAACCAAGTCCTGTTGCTAATGCGGCAGTAGATTTGTCTATTTGTGATGCAGATGCCACGGCAGAATTTGATTTATCTGAAAATGATGACGATGTGCTAGGAAGTCAAGATCCAAATGATTTTATAATTACCTATCATCTTACAGAGCAAGAGGCTATTGATGGTGTTGGTGCTTTACCTACAAATTACACTAACATTTCTAATCCGCAAACTATATGGGTTCGTATAGCAGATGCTTCACAAGAGTGTTTCGATACTACTTCATTTCAGTTGTTATTTACGGATCTTACAATAGGAAATATGATTAGTCCATTACAAGTTTGTGATGGTGATGTAATTGATGGAATAGGAACATTCACTCTAACTGAAAGAGATACTGAGATTATAGGCACAAACGATCCAAATGATGTAAGTGTTACTTACCATTTAACGCAAGCAGATGCCGAGAATGATAACTCTCCTTTAGTATCTCCTTATAATAATGTAACACCAAACAACCAAACGATTTATGCGCGTCTAGAAAACAATATCAATAGTGAATGCTATGCAGTTACGACCTTAGTTTTAGAGGTCTTGGGCAATCCAGTTGCCAACATGCCTACGGCTTTGGAGGTCTGCGATGACGATTCTGATGGAGTGGCTGAGTTCAATTTGGGAGATAGTGAAGCGGAGGTTATCGGAGCCCAGACGGGAGTCGTAGTGACCTACCATTCCACACCAGAAGGTGCAGCAGACGGATCAGGAGTACTACCAACACTCTACATGAATACGGACCCATTCACGGAAGAAGTTTACGTGCGTATCGAGAACGCAGCAGGCTGTTATGATACCACAACGTTGCAACTAATCGTTAACCCATTGCCTACGGTTGTAGCAGTAAGCCCATATGAGCTTTGTGACGATGATAATCCAGGAGACGAGCAAGAGCAGTTCGACCTAACGGATAAGGAAGCGGAGATACTCAACGGACAGACGAACGTCACGGTGAGCTATTACGCGAGCCAAGCCGATGCAGATACGAACACAAACGCAATCACAGTCCCATATACCAACACGAGTAACCCACAAGAGATCATTGCAGTACTGACCAATACCAATACAGGCTGTAGTTCACAAGTTACATTTGATTTGGTAGTCAACCCATTACCAGCCTTGGTAGCTCCAACACCATTAGAGGTGTGTGACGACGGTACACCAGATGGTCTAACAGAGATCGACCTAAGTATAAAGAACATAGAGATTAGCGGCAACAACCCAGGTTATTCGGTAAGCTATTACCTGAACTTGGCCGATGCCCAAGCAGAGGCGAACCCATTAGCGATCCCATACACAAACATTAGCAATCCACAGACCATTTTTGTACGCGTAGAAGATACCACAACAGGCTGTTACGATACCACGACATTAGACTTGGTGGTAGAGCAGGCACCAGTTGCCAATGAGCCGACACCGTTGCGCTACTGCGACCCGGACAACGATGGTTTTGGTGTGTTTACCCTAACCGATGCCGATAACGAGATTACGGGAGGGATAGCAGGCCTAACGGTAACCTACCATGAAACTTTTGCCAATGCAGAAAATGGAGTAGATGCCGTAGATACGACAGTAGACTACAACAATATCGTAGTAGATACGCAGACCCTTTATGCACGCGTAGAGAGTGCAACGATTGCAACGGACTGTGCAACGATAGTAGAACTACAGCTTATCGTAGAGCCAACACCACAGATTATAGAGCCAACACCATTAGAGGAGTGTGACGATGCCTCGGCAGATGGGTTTGCAACCTTTGACTTAACAAGCAAAGCAGAAGAACTTCTTAACGGATTAGACCCAGCACAGTATGCGGTAAGCTATTATGAAACAGAAGATAATGCTAACCAGGCGAACAATCCAATAGCCAATCCAGCGGCTTATGCCAATACCACTGCCAATACCCAGATTATCTGGATACGTGTGGAAGACACCAATACAGTAGAAGGCTGTTATAAGGTCACAAGTTTGGAACTGATCGTTAACCCATTGCCAGTACTGGTACAACCAATGCCATTAGAGCTATGTGACGTCAACAATCCAGGAGATGAGCAAGAAGCCTTTACGCTGGAAAATGCCGAAGCAGAGATCTTGAACGGTCAGAACGGAATAACCTTAACGTACTACGAGACACAGATGGATGCTGACAATGCTACCAATCCAATCGTAAGTCCGTATGTCAACACGAGCAATGCCCAAACAATCTATGTAAGAGCCGAGAACGATGTAACAGGCTGTTACAGTACCATAACGGTAACCCTAAGGGTAGATCCGATTCCATCGCCAGAGCCAGATCCAGACCCAATCGAGGTCTGTGACGATGACAACGACGGTTTTGCCGAGTTCGATCTAGAGATTCGTACGGTAGAGATTACCAACGGAGAGCCAGACGTGGTTATTACCTACCATGAGACCCAAGAAGAAGCCGAACAAGGTATTAATGCCATAACAGGGCTGTACACCAATATTGTAGCAGACAACCAAATGATCTATGTACGTTCCGAGAATACGATTACAGGCTGTTACAGTCTAACGCAGAACACGTTGGAACTGATTGTGGTACCATCACCAGAAGTACCGACAAATCTAGATCCATTAGAGATCTGTGATGACAACAATGACGGGATAGCCCAGTTTGACCTGACCCAGCGCGATGCTGATATCTTAGGGACGCAAGCCCCAACAGAAGTAACACTAACCTACCATGTTACGGCAGCAGATGCAGAGACAGGGAATAATCCAATAATAAACGAGGGTAACTATACCAATACCATAAATCCACAGACCATCTATGTAAGGTTGTATAACTCGACTACAGGCTGTCAGGATACAGGAGAGTTTGAGATAATCGTACAGTTGCCACCAGAGCCAGTACAGCCAACACCATTAGAATTGTGTGATGATTTAGATGAAGTACCAGGAGATGAGATGACGGTATTCGATCTCACGGTAAAAGACACAGAGATCACAGGAGGCAACGCTAGTTGGGATGTAGATTACTATGAAACCAATGCTGATGCACAGGCACAGACGAATGTCATAGCCGACCCAACGCAGTACACCAATGCTTCGGTCAATGGTCTTCCAGCAAACCCACAGACCTTATATGTTGTGGTAACCGATACTGATACGGGCTGTGTAGCCTATACAACAATGACCATAAGAGTGTTGCCAAACCCAACACCAACACCAAGTGGCCAATTACCAGATTTAGAGCTGTGTGATGATACGAACACCGGAGATGGAGTAGAAGTTTTCGATTTAACAGAGAATGAAGTATTAATCTTAAACGGAGAAGCCGGAGTAACACCGACATACCACGAAACATCGGAAGATGCATACGCAGGTGAAAACGCCATTGCAGACCCAACACAATATACCAATGTAGACACACCAGCACAGGACATCTATGTAAGAGTAACCAATGACGTAACGGGCTGTTATGCGGTAGTTGATTTTACGATACACGTATACCCATTACCAGAAGTAGTGGCAGTAACGGACTTTATACAATGTGAACTGAACACGGACGGATTTGACAGCTTTGATCTAACAACTAAAGACGAAGAAGTCTTAAACGGACAAGATCCAACACGTTACATTGTGACCTATCATGAGACCTTGGCAGATGCAGAAGCAGAGATGAACGCCTTGGTAAGTCCATACACCAACATTAGCAACCCACAAGAAATCTACGTAACGATAACAGACAACGTAACAGGCTGTTCTATCAGTACACAGCGTTTTAACCTTCAGGTAGATGAAGCGGCACAGGCCAATCCGGATATGGTGGATATAATCTACGAGGAATGTGATGATAATGTAGAGACCGATGGAGACCCAAGTAATGACAGTACACAGTTTACCTTGTCTACACAAGATGAGTTTATATTGGATGGACAAGACCCAACAAATTATATTGTTACGTACTTCGCTACGGAAGACGATGCAAACTTAAACGTTAACCCGTTACCAGACCTATATGAGAATGTAGTAAACCCACAGGTTATCTATGCAAGAGTAGATAACAATACTTTAGCAGTTATACCAATCGCATTAGATCTAACTGCATTAACGGCAGGACTAGATTTAGATGCCAACGGTACGATAGATACCTATGATACGGATGCGGACGGAGTATTCGATTTAATAGACGTTGACGGAGATGGCTTATCAGATGGTATCGATGCCAATGCAGATGGTCTGTATGAGTTTGTAGATATAGATGGAGACGGAAACGGAGACCCAGTAGATTTAAACAATGACGGAGTATTCGATAACCAACAAGACGGATCTATCTGTTACGAAGTCGCAGCACTGACGCTTCAGGTAAACCCGAGACCATACTTTGATCTTGAGGACAGTTACATCCTTTGTGTGGATACCAATGGCACGGAAATTTTAGACCCATTGGTATTGGATACCGGATTATCGGACACGGATTACAGTTTTGAGTGGACCTTCAATGGTGAAGTCATCACTACAGAGACCAGTTCAAGTATGATGCCAACCCAAGGAGGAACCTATGGAGTGACGGTAACGGATATCACTACGTCAACAGTGACGAACTGTGAGACTTACGATGAAACAGTGGTGGTAGAAAGTGCGCCGCCAACTCTAATTGCTGAAGTGGTAACACAAGTTTTTGGCAATAGTAACGTTATAGAAGCACTGGCAACAGGAATCAGTGAGTATGAGTACAGTCTGGACGGAGGTCCATGGATGGATCCTTCAGAGGATGGCTCAATACAATTTACTGGAGTATCTCAGGGACTACATACGGTAACGGCAAGGGACAAGAACGGCTGTGGTATAGCGACACAAGAGGTGTTCGTGATCGATTATCCGAAGTACTTTACGCCAAATGGAGATGGCATACATGAAACATGGAACATAGAAGGTATTGGAGGTAATGCCAAAATTTATATATTTGACCGCTACGGGAAATTGCTCAAGCAGATCAGCCCGGAAGGTCAGGGATGGGATGGGACGTTCAACGGCAACAACATGCCATCGAGCGACTACTGGTTTACAGTAGAATACGAAGAACCCCTTACCAACCAAATAAAGGAGTTTAAAGCCCATTTTACTTTGAAACGATAA
- a CDS encoding NifU family protein — MPKTKITIVPTSNETILKFEADRFLTNHNSFEFNNIDDAKDSPLAQQLFYLPFVKKVYIASNFVAIERYNIVAWADVQDEVAEQIEDYLSNDGIIVTEDAIKPKAAVTVYAESTPNPSVLKFVCNKVLVPNVYEFTTIEEAKPSPLATALFQFPFVKNVFMEKNFISITKFDIIEWEEITLQLREFIKSYVEEGKTILNDDAPKQLNKTEEAIEQKFEALDDTSKNIVNILEEYVKPAVASDGGNIEFRSYDEETKKVEVLLQGACSGCPSSTFTLKNGIENMLRDMLNDTSITVNAING; from the coding sequence ATGCCTAAAACAAAAATAACAATAGTTCCCACCTCTAATGAGACGATATTAAAATTCGAAGCTGATAGATTTTTAACAAATCATAATAGTTTTGAATTTAACAATATAGATGACGCTAAAGATTCCCCTTTAGCCCAACAATTATTCTACTTGCCTTTTGTTAAAAAAGTATACATAGCATCAAACTTTGTTGCTATTGAACGCTACAATATTGTAGCATGGGCCGATGTGCAGGATGAAGTGGCTGAACAAATAGAAGACTACCTTTCTAACGACGGAATAATAGTTACCGAAGATGCCATAAAACCCAAAGCCGCAGTTACAGTTTACGCAGAAAGCACTCCTAACCCAAGCGTACTAAAATTTGTATGCAACAAGGTTTTGGTTCCAAATGTTTACGAATTCACCACTATTGAAGAAGCAAAACCTTCTCCATTAGCAACCGCTTTGTTTCAGTTTCCGTTTGTGAAAAATGTGTTTATGGAAAAAAACTTTATTTCCATTACAAAGTTTGACATTATTGAGTGGGAAGAAATCACCTTGCAACTTAGAGAATTTATAAAATCTTATGTTGAAGAAGGTAAAACCATTTTAAATGACGACGCACCTAAACAACTCAATAAGACAGAAGAAGCTATAGAGCAAAAATTTGAAGCCCTAGACGACACCTCTAAAAACATTGTAAATATTCTTGAAGAATACGTTAAACCAGCAGTAGCTAGCGATGGTGGAAATATAGAGTTTAGATCTTACGATGAAGAAACAAAAAAAGTTGAAGTTTTATTGCAAGGTGCATGTAGTGGTTGTCCTTCATCTACTTTTACTCTAAAGAACGGTATTGAAAACATGCTTAGAGATATGCTAAACGACACTTCTATTACTGTAAATGCTATTAATGGTTAA